DNA from Cutibacterium acnes:
ATTCCCTCCGAGGCGAAGGAAGGACTTCGGTCTGCATGGCGAGTCGTGTCCGGAATGGCTGAGAGCGTCGGAGAAACCGTCGCCTCAACGGTGTCGTCCGGGTCGCGCCGAGCCAGCGGAGGCAACGATTCGGAGAGAAGTGTCGACATGACGACGGATCTGGACCGGGTACGCATCAACTGCAGCGGACGTCGAATTCGGCTTATCGGGGACCGATCGATTCCAGGTGTGCAGATTGGGGGCAAACACACCCGGCGACGCATTGGACGGGTTGTTGAAATCGGGATCGATGGACATCTGGCTCCGGACCTCGGCGTCCTCAAGAGATTCCGCTTCCCGACCGGTATGGACGGGGTCAAGGACTTGAGCTTCGGCCGTGAGGTGACGGTTCGGGTGCATCCTGATCTTCCTGTTGACATCGAGCTGTCCGGTGGCTCGCTGCGGGCCAGCGGAGTCGAGAGGTTCGGGCGTGTGCGTGTTACTGCTGGTGTTACCGAGATCGACGGAGTGCACCAGATTGAGGATGGGCTCTTCCAAGCGGGAAGTGGCAGCATCACCGGGCGCATCGATACTGGTCGCTCCCAGATTCGCGTCGAGTCGGGCAATCTCAACATCAAGCTGGCGGGCGGTTCCAACGTGTCAGTGCGGGGCAAGGCGCAGACCGGCATGATCTCCTGGCCCGAAGGTGGAGAGGTTGACGAATACGTCATGGGCGACGGATCTGCCCGTCTCGACCTTACGTGCCTGGTCGGGCGGATTGCCGTTCGCGCGCTGTGAGGTAGCGATATCAGGCAGAACACGATGAGGGCAGGGTGCATGGCGCCCTGCCCTCATAGCGATTAGCGATGTTGTACGACAATGCGTGTGACGATTGGTGAGTGTCACTCCTCGAACGGCTCGACGTTAAGGATCGTCACCTTGATCGTCTTGCCATTGGGAGCCTGGTATTCGGTCGACTCGCCCTTCGAATGGCCCAAAATGGCGCCGCCAAGGGGAGATTGCGGCGAATAGACGGAGACGTTGACGGAATCGTCAAGGCCCATCACCTGACGCGATCCCAGCAGGAAAGTGTCGGTGTCGGACTCGTCGTCAAAGTAGCAGACCGTCACCTTGGAACCTGGCACGACCTCGTCGGGAGAGGACGGGGCCTCGCCCACCTCAGCGTTACGCAGCATCTGCTCGAGTTGACGGATGCGGGCCTCGGCCTGCCCCTGCTCCTCACGGGCGGCATGGTAGCCGCCGTTCTCAGAAAGGTCGCCTTCCGAACGGGCGTCGGCAATCTTGTTGGCAATGGCGGTGCGGCCTTCGCCTTTGAGGTACTCCAGCTCCTGGGTGAGCTTATCGAAGGCCTCTTGGGTCAGCCACACAGTGTCTTCAGACTCAGGCATCTATTCAGTCTACCGCGAGTGTCACCTGATCGGTCCACACTTCTCCAGATCGGCGGTGACAGCCCGCGAGAAGGTCTTAACGCTGGCGCGGATTGTTTCATCCTGCGATGAGCTTGCTGGGAACGTCACCGTCGTCTCCCCAACGCGTACATGGTCAGCCCCGGTTGCGACCAATGTGCAGGAGCCTGCGACGGATGGGTCGGGACGGTGCAGCTTGATGGTGACGTCGACGCGCGAATCGGACACCGCCTGGTAACCGTGCAAGCTGGCTCGGATCGGCTGATCGGCGTGATAGAGCCCCGTCCATACTGTCCATCCGATGAGGATGACCGCCAGCACGATGATGAGGACGACCCACGGTGCGCGGCGAGGGCTGGGGTAGCGATTCGCGATGCGCTCGCGGGCCTCGTCAGTGAGAGAATGGTCAGGGGTTGGCACGTGGCCCATTGTGCCCTAGGGCGTAGGCTGTCAGCATGACAGTTCTTGCAGCCCAACTTGTGAGTACCGGCCTCGCTAACTTTCTGTGCTGCCTCGTTTTGGCTGTCTTCGGCGTCGTCGCGTGGATCAGTATTCGTCACAACATCCGCGGTATCGACTTTGACGAGGTTCCTTGCGGCCCGGCCCTCAAGGAGAGTCACAGAGAAGACGCGAATCGCGGCATCTGAGCCTCAATCGACGGGACTCCACCCAGACCAGGCTGACCAGTGGTCGAGAATGGGGTTGTCCTCGTAGGCTGACTGCTATGCCTAATTACCTTGGCGAGTCCACCAGCCCGTACCTTATCCAGCACGCCGCGAATCCTGTCGACTGGTTCCCCTGGGGAGAAGAAGCGTTCGACGAGGCCCGTAGTCGGGACGTGCCTGTCATGGTTTCAGTGGGCTACTCGAGCTGCCACTGGTGCCACGTTATGGCGCTGGAGTCTTTCAGCGACCCGGAGGTGGCTGAGGTCGTCAACGCCAATGTCGTCCCCGTTAAGGTCGATCGAGAGGAGCGCCCCGAGGTCGACGCGGCGCTGATGCAGGTGACCTTGGCGATGACCGGCCAGGGTGGGTGGCCTAATACCGTGTTCCTCACTCCTGAGGGCAAGCCATTCTTTGCCGGAACCTACTTTCCGCCGGTGCGCCGTGGCAGGTTGCCGGGGTTCGTCGAGCTCGTGGAAGCTCTCGGTGGGGCGTGGCGTGAGCGTCGTGACGAAGTGGTGTCTTCCGCGGAGGCAATCGTCGAGCACCTGCGCCCTGTTGAGAAGGACCCCGAGGTTGCCCGTCCGATCGCTGGGGAGCTCATTGACGCTGTCGGAGCCGACTACGACATCGTCCACGGCGGTTTCGGAAGTCCGACGAAGTTCCCGATGCCCACCCTGCTCGACGCCTTGCTCGTCAAGGGCGACCCGACCAGCCTCGACATGGCCCAGAACACGTGTGAGCATTTGGTTCGCGGTGGCATTTTCGACCAGGTCGGTGGCGGATTCCACCGTTACTCCACCGACTCACAATGGGTGGTGCCGCACTTTGAGAAAATGCTCTATGACAATGCCCTGTTACTGGCAACGATGGCCCGTTGTTGGCGTCGCACTGCCGACCACGACTCCGATCGCCGTGATCTGTACTCCCACGCCGCTCGTCGCACCGTAGCATGGCTCAATCGAGAGATGCGGCTGCCCAACGGTCTGTATGCCGCCGGTCTGGACGCCGATTCCGACGATGCCGCTGGACACACTCACGAGGGCATCTACTACCTATGGAATCAAGATCTGATTACGGACGCATTAGGAACCGACGAGGCCGAGTGGCTGCGCCCCCTCGTGCATCTCGAGCCTTGTAACGACAACGGTTTGGGCACTCTACAGCTGCGCGGGCGCGTCGAGTGGGAGCGCATTAACGCCGACATGGACACTTTGCTCGAGGCCCGGGGGCGTCGCAGTGCCCCTGCTCGTGACGAAAAGGCGATCACAGCGTGGAACGCCATGCTCATTGACGGTCTCGTCGAGGCCGGCATGATCCTGCGCGAATGGTCATGGGTGGAGCAGGCCCGCGAGCTCGCCGACTCGTTGTGGACCGCGCATTGGGATCACGGCATGGCACTGCGCACTTCTTTCCAGGATCGTCCGGGAGTTCCGGCGGTGTGTGAGGATTACGCTTGGGTCGCGCTGTCCTTTGCTGGCTTGGCCGGGGCAACGGGGGAGTCGGTGTGGCTAGATCATGCCGTCGAGGTGCTTGGCGAGGCGGTTGCTCGATTCAGCGCTGTCGATGGCAGTTTTCTTGACGCCGAGGATTCATTCCTGCTGACGGTGACCGCTCACACGCTGACTGACGACGCCTGCCCCAGCCCGACCGCGGCCATGGTCATGGCCCTGCGCAGAGTGGGGCTCATGGCCGAGCGTGCCGATTTCATCGAGCGTGCCAACAAGGCCTCCGTGGCCCTACTTCCAGTGGTGTCAGCAACGCCGCGATTCGCCGGTTGGGCCGTGGCAGACTTCCTCATTACTGACGAGGCCCGTCGTGGTCTCAAGCCGGCAGGAGTCGTTATCGCGGATACGACCGACG
Protein-coding regions in this window:
- the greA gene encoding transcription elongation factor GreA, whose protein sequence is MPESEDTVWLTQEAFDKLTQELEYLKGEGRTAIANKIADARSEGDLSENGGYHAAREEQGQAEARIRQLEQMLRNAEVGEAPSSPDEVVPGSKVTVCYFDDESDTDTFLLGSRQVMGLDDSVNVSVYSPQSPLGGAILGHSKGESTEYQAPNGKTIKVTILNVEPFEE
- a CDS encoding DUF4307 domain-containing protein; this translates as MGHVPTPDHSLTDEARERIANRYPSPRRAPWVVLIIVLAVILIGWTVWTGLYHADQPIRASLHGYQAVSDSRVDVTIKLHRPDPSVAGSCTLVATGADHVRVGETTVTFPASSSQDETIRASVKTFSRAVTADLEKCGPIR
- a CDS encoding thioredoxin domain-containing protein, translated to MPNYLGESTSPYLIQHAANPVDWFPWGEEAFDEARSRDVPVMVSVGYSSCHWCHVMALESFSDPEVAEVVNANVVPVKVDREERPEVDAALMQVTLAMTGQGGWPNTVFLTPEGKPFFAGTYFPPVRRGRLPGFVELVEALGGAWRERRDEVVSSAEAIVEHLRPVEKDPEVARPIAGELIDAVGADYDIVHGGFGSPTKFPMPTLLDALLVKGDPTSLDMAQNTCEHLVRGGIFDQVGGGFHRYSTDSQWVVPHFEKMLYDNALLLATMARCWRRTADHDSDRRDLYSHAARRTVAWLNREMRLPNGLYAAGLDADSDDAAGHTHEGIYYLWNQDLITDALGTDEAEWLRPLVHLEPCNDNGLGTLQLRGRVEWERINADMDTLLEARGRRSAPARDEKAITAWNAMLIDGLVEAGMILREWSWVEQARELADSLWTAHWDHGMALRTSFQDRPGVPAVCEDYAWVALSFAGLAGATGESVWLDHAVEVLGEAVARFSAVDGSFLDAEDSFLLTVTAHTLTDDACPSPTAAMVMALRRVGLMAERADFIERANKASVALLPVVSATPRFAGWAVADFLITDEARRGLKPAGVVIADTTDEPSDLAAAAWRMAPAGSAIMRRLNEDSGFGTWFNERVPRDGQPTCWVCRGAVCFEPVTDYLDLKEPLWRRA